GAATCCATGGAACTtagcctcatttttcaacagcTACATCTGTACGTGTGAACTAAAAGTCACAGCCTCTCATTGTCCCAATGACTTTTATTATTCAAATCTGTAATCTTGAATTATGAACCTTCCTTCACTCAACAATCCTTAGTTTCAACGATTCATCAATTTATTTcggaaaaatcatatttttattaacatatttttatattttttaatataattatttaaaatttttattattttaattatatttttaaatttatattattaaattaatttaacacttttaattgatatttttcttacttaaaaattaaatttttttattattttgattacactcgtatacttatattttaaaattaatttaatctttatattttaatatataagaaaataaagtgacataaattaatttaaatttttttatacgttaaaatataagagattaaattaactaaaaatatacatacaaaaatgtaatcaaaacaacaaaaaaatttaagttgtgacaagaaaaaaaattaaaatataagaattaaattaattaaaaatataaatataataatataattaaaataataaaaattcagacaaagaaaaaaggaaaaaaatacaaGGGCAAAGATTTAGCCATTTATTTTGGGCACTGCCATCTTGTCAtacacaagaaaaaaagaaaattttattgaaaagcTATTTAAACTTAGTGagccttctcaaacttattaaaattttagtaaatatttttaaactgttaataaaatttatataataatattgtaacatttcatttaaaatttaataactaattaaaCCAATCACTAGAGTCACggaagataaatttaaaaacaaagatTGGAGTATGATTCAAATATTGCAATTCTTGCACGAAACAAAAGAGTTTTATACAATATAAAGAGTGTATAAGGGACAAGAACACTTAATAtagaataaaaaagtataatACTTGTATCTATGGCGTAGATcaactaacaaaaaaaaaatatgttgggATGTTTCTCTTTGGGCTCTCAAATTCTGTGTTCGAGCCCTACAAAGAAATAGTTCAACAGGTAAAGAAtgacctaaaaaataaaaaatacttgtcGCTCTCACATTTGCAATTGTACTAAAGATCAAAACGTACTTACTGAATTCTCTAATTTACCTCTCATGTTGAAACTGTAGAGCCGAATAACGAGTGTTGAAACTGTGGAGCCGAATAACGAGAGCCTAGTGATGgtgcattaataaaaaaaaaaagtattatacttaaaaaatattttatattgtataATTCATCTTctatgttatataatatattttttatgttggGAGAAAAGGGTTCATATCATACCCCTCCAATCCAATACAAGCCTCAGCCATGGCAGCTCTCTTCTCATTCCAACAGAGGCTGGAGAGCTGTTCCAGAGCCAGCCATGTTACAGAGCTGATCCCTCAAATTACCATCTTTGGAAAAGGCAATGATTGAGAGAACTCACTATGTctccaaaataatttaaactcaaagtgaaatttattaaaataccctaaaatttattaaaacccTCACTGGGATTGCATTGGATGCCCAAACTTTGTCGATTTGGGTAATGCATTCAAGTTGAAGTTGACATTTGTTTCACCCAGGCTGGACTTTTCCATCTCCGAATTAGGGTTCTTAAAACTTCAGCCTCAAGACAAACAGGGCTTATACAAGTACACAAGTATCATCAATTGACACCTAAAAAATGTCCAAACGGCAAGGTCAACAAAGCCAACTGGGATTCTAATAAGAAGCTGCCAAAATGGACCCTCCCGTGGGcatcaatatattattattattttatacatagaTTCTAGAGCCTATGTAGAGAGAAATAAAAACCCTAGTTCTAGATACTAAAAAATCATAAGGGAGAGGAGGAATTTTAGCCAATGAAACAGCAAAAGCACACTAAATGCCTCAGGAATTGACCAGTATACAACATGAAAGCACAAAATAAAGGCAAAATAGAGACCTTTTTGTATCATCAGTGCTGAGATATATCAAATCATCATAAAGATACAAATATAAACAACTACAGACCCATAATCTCTAGTTCCACACAATCCTTAGAAAACCTAGTTCTAGATACTAAATaattaagagagagaagaggatcTTTGCCAATGACACAGCAAAAGCATGCTAAATGCCTCAGGAATTGGCCAGTATACAACATAAAAGCACAAAATGAAGCAAAAACAGACTTCTTTGTATCATCAGTGCTGAAACGTATCAAATCATCATAAAgatacaaatatgtatataacaAACGACTGCAACGACCCATAATCTCTAGTTCTACATAATCCTTCCCAGATcacccaaaaaaattaaaaaattcaagtaaagaagaagaagaagaagaagaagaaggagaaagatgGGTATTATGGTTGCTTGTGCCACCAGAAGCAAGAAGAGCAAGATCCGGAGGGGTGATGGTTTTGAGTATGGAGGCGAAGGAACCTTCTTTTTctggaagaggagaagaagccATAGTAGCCATGTCTGAGCCTGAACCAGAACAACTTGCGGATCTTGACGGCGGAACGGAACCTGACCCAGATGACCCGCTTGACCCGGAAGAAAGAGCCTCGGATCCTCTCTGCAACCGTCTTCTTCCTGGAGAACTGGTAGCTTCTCAGGAACAGTTGCCTCTTCTCCATGTCCGTGTGTGGATGGTAGCAGGGATAACCCATCTCGCTCCTCCCGGCCACTACTTGATTCGCAGCCATGTTCACTGATACATACGCGTGTGCGAGAATATAtagattagagagagagagagagacagagagagagagaatgtgaaGAAGGGGAAAGGAAGGGGATTTATTAGAAAAGGGTAGTTGGGAATTGGAGGCTACTGCGTTTGGAACgtgagaaaatgaaggaaaagttaaaaaagagagggaaagataagaggggagagagagaaagaggccgTGGGGGAAGAAAAGTTTATTTTTacattcacttttttttttttgtctatttaattttttattattttaattatattattaaacttattttttaaattaatttaatttttatattttaactttttttcatataacaattcaaatattttattattttaattacacctttaaatattttattaatttttaaaataaaataaaataataaaatacacatcaATTTACGtcaaaatatagatattaaattgatttaaaattataattttataagtataattgaaataataaaaaatttaaattttcatattaaaaaaattaaaagtatatgaattaaaataataaaaaaataaattaacacaaaaaaaacaaaagcactGAAGCAAAAATATAGGTTTCGCCTTTTGCCTTTGAAGCTCTgcgcgcgcgcgagagagaggtgtggggggggggggggggggggggggatggttaattgagagaaaataaataaataataattgtcaAGTAAGGAAGATTTGGATGAGCCATGAAcatatcataaataataattcaCATTTGTTACACACTCAAAAGGCTAAAcaaataatctctctctcttattaaGTGAATCTATTTGCTTTCCTCTGAATTTCCAACCTAATCAGAAGACAAGACTCATAAACCCAATCCCCATTTGATTCACTTCACTTTCCCATTTTCCCAGTAACCAAACAGGGGCTGAGAACAGTTGGGGCGGTCACGTGACTTATGTGTGACTACTATTTGGGTcttgcatcatcatcttcatccaACAACCCATCTCCATTTGGTTTCCCCTGAATTTCCAACCTAATCAGAGGACAGACAGGGGTTAAGAATAGCTGGGGCGGTCACGTGACTTAGGTGTGAGTgagtattaattaattggggGGTCCTTTATcttgtcatcatcatcatccaacCCATCTTCCACGTCAGGTACTTGGACTAATAATGGAGCCAATTTTTTAACAACTTGAACACGCCAAGTAAAAGTTTTTAGCTTTTTCGTGGTCAAACCTGATCTCCGCCCCTTAATTAATTGCCTCAAAATTGTGCTCAACCGACTTACTTAAAAGTTCTCGTGATCATGAAAATTgttgtttttataaaataaccctttataaaaattttaattataatttttattacaagTAATCCTGTCTAAAAATGATTACTTATGATAATAATGCCTAAGGGTTATcgtgaaaataatttaattcttttaacaaatttataattttatttaattcttttaattagctcaattaaatttaattttatttatataaaattaaatttaaagagaatGTGTTTATATTGACTTGATCTGTCAAatgtcatataataatatttataagatttaaaaatattattattatataacatttaatATGCTAAATCAACATATAAgactctaaattatttttacatattagataaaattatatttaattgagcTAATTTAGatctaattattaaaattagataaaaataaaaattcacaaaaaaaaaaagattattttagTGATTAGCCCTAATCTTCATAACTCATTTAAAGAAAAGACTTGCAAAAGGGCTTCTATGACATTTTATTGCACAATCAAACAAGCTACTACCACCAAGAGGTAGAAGAGCCCACCCATTAGAGGAATGGCATACTTGGGCCTTGGGCCTTCCTATTATTATTCCAAAAATAGTTACCATTACTAATAGATACAAAATAACCTAAAGATGTTATATACTGACATGGCATTCAATCTCAAACCAAAGTAGAAATGGACAGCAATGACATATGATGGAAGCATTTAATTAATGGATTGACAGCAATTTATATGGAGAGGATTGAGAAGGAAGCATCCCAGAATGGCATGCTGTGCAAGGAACTGGATTACTAAGACAGGTAGGAAAACTTGCAAGAGCTGTACAGATCAGATTAGAAAGACAAGCCAAAGAAAGGTGTACCGATGTAAGACTTTTGATGACattaatgcattaaaatgttatattttatgtcatgtCAATATAAATGCACAACACATTAATGTATGAGTatcaccaaaaatattataatttagtgTAAACATAACATTTCTGGAAACCGAAAAGTCACTTGCCTCGAGCAGCAAAAGTTGGGGCAGCGACTTGGCCCGTAGCTTCAACATCAGGTCAGCACCATGCAGATATCATCATTTCAATGTACATCCATTGcttgaagatggagaaatcTTCTGCATCTGTCGAATATCCTTGACACCATGTTTCAGGACATCTAAATTTGTAGTATTCTATGTTTGGATCTTGGCTCAATTCCAAAGGAAAAGGAGGCAAGGGAAACAAATAAAGTCATTGCTTTGACAAAGAATAAATTTACTCTTAGCTTTAACTTATTCCTTGACCAATCAAACAAAAAGAGGGGGGGGTAAAATTTAGCGATGTGGAACAAgcaaaagatatttaaaataataaacaaaataatagttttcagttttttacaATACTGACCAGAACAAAACAATTTATCCCAACTGGGATGATCCCATGGTTAAGCTGAGGGCGCCAGGTAAAACCCTGAAAAACTCTCTTTAACATTGAATAAAGCCCGAGGCCAATCCAGATTCATATTTGGCTTGCAAAATCACAAACTAATGGGCCTAATAATATTACAGACATTGGGAAAAGAACAGCTGAGGGGACCAGGGGCTACTTGTCTGTAACTTTTATCAGAGCCTTTCTCCAACCATGTGGACCTCCTAAATGCCCTCCTCTGTTTAGAATCCAAAGTATTGTGAGTGAATGAATGCCCAGTAATAACTAGAAGTGGCAGTTCAAGCAGCTGGAAGCCCTCTTCTGGTTACAAGAAGTTTGTATAAAACCTGATGCAAGTAAGAGGGGGCTGAACTAAAAGTCAAGCTTGTTCGGGCAGTCTGATGCCTTGTGGCCAGTCCGCCCACAATTGAAGCAGGCACCTCCAAAGCCTCTGCCATGGACAAGGAGATTCATACGACCCATATCAGATTTTAACTGGAATAGTTATTGTG
This window of the Diospyros lotus cultivar Yz01 chromosome 5, ASM1463336v1, whole genome shotgun sequence genome carries:
- the LOC127802075 gene encoding uncharacterized protein LOC127802075, translating into MAANQVVAGRSEMGYPCYHPHTDMEKRQLFLRSYQFSRKKTVAERIRGSFFRVKRVIWVRFRSAVKIRKLFWFRLRHGYYGFFSSSRKRRFLRLHTQNHHPSGSCSSCFWWHKQP